In Cupriavidus basilensis, the following proteins share a genomic window:
- a CDS encoding aldo/keto reductase — translation MTSSITTRKLGRSGLEVSPLAFGGNVFGWSADEATSFRLLDAFVGAGLNFIDTADVYSRWVPGNQGGESEAIIGKWFKRSGKRAEVVLATKVGKDMGEGRKGLSRAYIERAVDASLQRLQTDYIDLYQSHDDEDRDTPLEETLDAYARLIKAGKVRAIGASNYSAARLAEALETSRRHNLPRYESLQPHYNLYTRSEYEAELEPLVLREGLGVFNYYALASGFLSGKYRSEADLAKSGARGQRVKAYLDARGLRILAALDEVAARTATNPTQVALAWQIARPSITAPIASATSLAQLDDLIAATRLPLSAGDIALLDQASA, via the coding sequence ATGACCTCAAGCATCACCACACGCAAACTGGGCAGGTCCGGGCTGGAAGTCTCGCCCCTGGCATTTGGTGGCAACGTGTTCGGCTGGAGCGCCGACGAGGCCACCTCCTTCCGGCTGCTCGATGCCTTTGTCGGCGCCGGGCTCAACTTCATCGATACCGCCGACGTGTACTCGCGCTGGGTGCCGGGCAACCAGGGCGGCGAGTCCGAGGCCATCATCGGCAAGTGGTTCAAGCGCAGCGGCAAGCGTGCCGAGGTGGTGCTGGCCACCAAGGTGGGCAAGGACATGGGCGAGGGCCGCAAGGGTTTGTCGCGCGCCTATATTGAACGCGCCGTCGACGCGTCGTTGCAGCGCCTGCAGACTGACTACATCGATCTCTACCAGTCGCATGACGACGAAGACCGGGACACGCCGCTCGAGGAAACCCTGGACGCCTACGCCCGCCTGATCAAGGCCGGCAAGGTGCGCGCCATCGGCGCCTCCAACTACAGCGCCGCGCGCCTGGCCGAGGCGCTGGAAACCAGCCGCCGCCACAACCTGCCGCGCTACGAGAGCCTGCAGCCGCACTACAACCTCTATACCCGCAGCGAGTATGAGGCCGAGCTTGAGCCGCTGGTGCTGCGCGAAGGCCTGGGCGTGTTCAACTACTATGCACTGGCCAGCGGTTTTCTCAGCGGCAAGTACCGCTCCGAGGCCGACCTTGCCAAGAGCGGCGCGCGCGGCCAGCGCGTCAAGGCCTATCTCGATGCGCGCGGCCTGCGCATCCTGGCGGCGCTGGACGAGGTCGCGGCGCGCACCGCCACCAACCCGACGCAGGTAGCGCTGGCCTGGCAGATCGCGCGCCCCAGCATTACCGCGCCGATTGCCAGCGCCACCTCGCTGGCGCAGCTGGACGACCTGATTGCCGCCACGCGCCTGCCACTGAGCGCCGGCGATATCGCGCTGCTGGACCAGGCCAGCGCCTGA
- a CDS encoding haloacid dehalogenase type II: protein MHENRLSHGNSAGSKAADLSAVKALVFDVFGTVVDWRTSVIADLSAFGRNKGIEADWTAFADAWRAGYVPGMERVRKGERLWANIDVLHRERLDALLDQFGIEDLSEVEKDYLNRAWHRLRGWPDSVPGLTRLKQRYIISTFSNGSVQCLVDTAKYAGLPWDAVFSADIVRHFKPQAEIYQGVIAFFDLQPSEVMLVAAHNNDLRHGRSHGMRTAYVNRPTEYGPNQAKDLAAESDWDVVVDSLTELAQRLGA from the coding sequence ATGCATGAGAACAGATTGAGCCACGGCAACAGCGCCGGTAGCAAGGCGGCGGACCTGAGCGCGGTCAAGGCGCTGGTGTTCGACGTCTTCGGTACCGTGGTGGACTGGCGTACCAGCGTGATCGCGGACCTGTCCGCGTTCGGGCGGAACAAGGGCATCGAGGCCGACTGGACGGCCTTTGCCGACGCCTGGCGCGCCGGCTACGTGCCCGGCATGGAGCGCGTGCGCAAGGGCGAGCGGCTGTGGGCCAATATCGACGTGCTGCACCGCGAACGGCTCGACGCACTGCTCGACCAGTTCGGCATCGAAGACCTGAGCGAAGTGGAGAAGGACTACCTCAACCGTGCCTGGCACCGCCTGCGGGGCTGGCCGGATAGCGTGCCCGGCCTCACGCGGCTAAAGCAGCGCTACATCATTTCCACCTTCTCCAACGGCAGCGTGCAGTGCCTGGTCGACACGGCCAAGTATGCCGGCCTGCCGTGGGACGCGGTGTTCAGCGCGGACATCGTGCGCCACTTCAAGCCGCAGGCGGAGATCTATCAAGGCGTGATTGCCTTCTTCGACCTGCAGCCGTCGGAGGTGATGCTGGTTGCGGCGCACAACAATGACCTGCGGCATGGCCGCTCGCATGGCATGCGGACTGCCTATGTCAACCGGCCTACGGAGTACGGGCCGAACCAGGCGAAGGATCTGGCGGCCGAGTCGGACTGGGATGTGGTGGTGGATAGCTTGACGGAACTGGCGCAGCGGCTCGGCGCTTGA
- a CDS encoding sigma-54-dependent Fis family transcriptional regulator: protein MDLRQREHIDTVVQLTTRASAPMVRAPETIIQNSWRRCVHQYGLDPARMQEARILPQTRLREHQQRIDDFAQIARHGLQTLYSQVAGMGYVVLLTDAQGVTVDYLGDANADARLRHAGLYLGAQWSESGAGTCAVGTALATGQALTVHQADHFDATHIPLTCTAAPLFDSHGSLCAILDISALTSPQAKDSQGLALQMVRIYASRIENASFVRSHREDWILKLNAAPEFVDVNPEYLLALDASGRIVGHNRRAQQMLEAELGVAPGGAPLLGMPFESLFEARLDELGRFMHSRPSEQRALALARTGARLYLSVMPPALRWQRARDTTERATPLQAPLAALCGGDAALQQQLLRAAKLVDSPINLLINGETGSGKEYLAKALHRASARRDGPFVAVNCAAIPESLIESELFGHLANSFSGAGSRPKRGLIQEADGGTLFLDEIGDMPRELQSRLLRVLAEGEVLAIGAARPVPVNLRVISATHHPLDQLVSSGRFREDLYYRLNGARLMLPPLRERTDLDWLIGKMLDAGGKPATASLSPAVRARLHAHRWPGNLRELRNALEYARAVCDDGHIEVEDLPEGIGEGMPQQGLLPVSASVPPGSAATEAATEAASAPALPAPCLDPHQLPPEGMLLMQYLRAAGWNLSAVARQIGVSRMTLYRRMARYGIASPNQRDAAH from the coding sequence ATGGACCTGCGGCAACGCGAGCACATCGACACGGTAGTCCAGCTCACCACCCGCGCCAGCGCGCCGATGGTGCGTGCGCCGGAAACCATCATCCAGAATTCGTGGCGGCGCTGCGTGCATCAGTACGGGCTGGATCCGGCGCGCATGCAAGAGGCGCGCATCCTGCCGCAGACCCGGTTGCGCGAGCACCAGCAGCGCATCGACGATTTTGCGCAGATTGCGCGCCACGGGCTGCAGACGCTCTATAGCCAGGTGGCCGGGATGGGCTACGTGGTGCTGCTGACCGACGCGCAGGGCGTGACAGTGGATTACCTGGGCGACGCCAACGCCGATGCCCGCCTGCGCCATGCCGGCCTGTACCTGGGCGCGCAATGGAGCGAATCCGGCGCCGGCACCTGCGCGGTGGGCACCGCGCTGGCCACCGGCCAGGCGCTGACCGTGCACCAGGCGGATCATTTCGACGCCACCCATATTCCGCTCACCTGCACCGCGGCGCCGCTGTTCGATTCGCACGGCAGCCTCTGCGCCATCCTCGACATTTCCGCGCTGACCTCGCCGCAGGCCAAGGACAGCCAGGGCCTGGCGCTGCAGATGGTGCGCATCTATGCCAGCCGGATCGAGAACGCCAGCTTTGTGCGCAGCCACCGCGAGGACTGGATCCTCAAGCTCAACGCCGCGCCGGAGTTTGTCGACGTCAACCCGGAATATCTGCTCGCGCTCGATGCGTCGGGCCGCATCGTTGGCCATAACCGCCGCGCGCAGCAGATGCTGGAGGCCGAGCTGGGCGTGGCCCCGGGTGGCGCGCCGCTGCTTGGCATGCCATTCGAGTCGCTGTTCGAGGCGCGGCTCGATGAGCTGGGCCGCTTCATGCATTCGCGCCCCAGCGAGCAGCGCGCGCTGGCGCTGGCGCGCACCGGCGCGCGGCTTTACCTGAGCGTGATGCCGCCGGCGCTGCGCTGGCAGCGCGCGCGTGATACTACCGAGCGGGCCACGCCGCTGCAGGCGCCGCTGGCCGCGCTGTGCGGTGGCGATGCCGCATTGCAGCAGCAATTGCTGCGGGCCGCAAAGCTGGTGGATTCGCCCATCAACCTGCTGATCAATGGCGAGACCGGCAGCGGCAAGGAGTACCTGGCCAAGGCCCTGCACCGGGCCAGCGCGCGCCGCGACGGCCCTTTCGTGGCGGTGAACTGCGCGGCGATTCCCGAATCCCTGATCGAGAGCGAACTGTTCGGCCACCTGGCCAACAGCTTTTCGGGCGCGGGCTCGCGTCCCAAGCGCGGGCTGATCCAGGAGGCAGACGGTGGCACGCTGTTTCTCGACGAGATCGGCGACATGCCGCGCGAGCTGCAATCGCGCCTGCTGCGTGTGCTGGCCGAAGGCGAGGTGCTTGCCATCGGTGCGGCGCGCCCGGTGCCGGTCAACCTGCGCGTGATCTCCGCCACGCACCATCCGCTGGACCAGCTGGTGAGCAGCGGGCGCTTTCGCGAGGACTTGTACTACCGGCTAAACGGCGCGCGGCTGATGCTGCCGCCGCTGCGTGAGCGCACGGACCTGGACTGGCTGATCGGCAAGATGCTGGATGCGGGCGGCAAGCCAGCTACCGCGAGCCTGTCGCCCGCGGTGCGCGCGCGGCTGCACGCGCACCGCTGGCCCGGCAACCTGCGGGAGCTGCGCAATGCGCTGGAGTACGCGCGGGCGGTCTGCGACGACGGCCATATCGAGGTGGAGGATCTCCCGGAGGGGATTGGCGAGGGGATGCCGCAGCAGGGCCTGCTTCCGGTTTCCGCCAGCGTCCCGCCGGGCAGCGCGGCCACCGAAGCGGCCACCGAAGCCGCCAGCGCGCCGGCCTTGCCGGCCCCCTGCCTGGACCCGCATCAGTTGCCGCCTGAAGGCATGCTGCTGATGCAATACCTGCGCGCGGCCGGCTGGAACCTGAGCGCGGTGGCGCGCCAGATCGGCGTGAGCAGGATGACGCTGTACCGCCGCATGGCGCGCTACGGCATCGCATCGCCCAACCAGCGCGACGCGGCGCATTAG
- a CDS encoding ATP-NAD kinase family protein gives MGEQALASRPLVGIIANPISARDIRRVIANANTLQLADRVNIVLRLLAALAACGVGRVLMMPDREGMRVLLSRHLSRRQGPDAALPEVEYLDMPVTARVDDTFLAARMLREAGVAAIIVLGGDGTHRAVVRECGNVPIAGISTGTNNAYPEMREPTITGLATGLFASGRVPAAHALAANKRLDITIAGEGEVRHDIALVDAVISHEHFIGARALWKTETLGAVYVSFADPQAIGLSAIGGLLEPVGRHEPGGLAIELAAPGEGRFALHAPIAPGLLRAVPIAGWERLTDGVAHRVRQRAGIVALDGERELVFGPQDEVTVTLRERAFLSIDVAACMRYAAAAGLMRSGRAPPPRQPQHSPPQPLTELSTATTKP, from the coding sequence ATGGGTGAGCAAGCGCTGGCCAGCCGGCCACTGGTCGGCATCATCGCCAACCCGATTTCCGCGCGCGATATCCGCCGCGTGATCGCCAACGCCAACACGCTGCAACTGGCCGACCGCGTCAATATCGTGCTGCGCCTGCTGGCCGCGCTGGCTGCCTGCGGGGTTGGCCGCGTGCTGATGATGCCGGACCGCGAGGGCATGCGCGTGCTGCTGTCGCGCCACCTGTCGCGCCGCCAGGGGCCGGACGCCGCGCTGCCGGAGGTGGAATACCTTGACATGCCGGTCACCGCGCGCGTCGACGACACCTTCCTGGCCGCACGCATGCTGCGCGAGGCGGGCGTTGCCGCCATCATCGTGCTCGGCGGCGATGGCACCCACCGCGCGGTGGTGCGCGAATGCGGCAACGTGCCGATTGCCGGCATCTCCACCGGCACCAACAACGCCTACCCCGAAATGCGCGAGCCCACCATCACCGGGCTGGCCACGGGGTTGTTTGCCAGCGGCCGCGTTCCCGCCGCGCATGCGCTGGCCGCCAACAAGCGGCTCGACATCACGATTGCGGGTGAAGGCGAGGTGCGCCACGACATCGCGCTGGTCGACGCCGTGATTTCCCACGAGCATTTCATCGGCGCGCGCGCCTTGTGGAAGACCGAGACGCTGGGCGCGGTCTACGTGTCCTTCGCCGATCCGCAGGCGATTGGCTTGTCCGCCATCGGCGGCTTGCTGGAGCCCGTGGGCAGGCATGAGCCCGGCGGCCTGGCGATCGAGCTGGCCGCGCCCGGCGAAGGCCGCTTCGCGCTGCACGCGCCGATTGCGCCCGGCCTGCTGCGCGCGGTGCCCATCGCGGGCTGGGAACGCCTGACCGACGGCGTTGCGCACCGCGTGCGCCAGCGCGCCGGCATCGTCGCGCTGGACGGCGAGCGCGAGCTGGTGTTCGGCCCGCAGGACGAAGTCACCGTGACGCTGCGCGAGCGCGCCTTCCTGAGCATCGACGTGGCGGCCTGCATGCGCTACGCCGCCGCCGCCGGATTGATGCGCAGCGGGCGCGCGCCGCCGCCCCGGCAACCACAGCATTCCCCACCCCAGCCACTCACCGAGCTTTCTACCGCCACCACAAAACCATGA
- a CDS encoding thiamine pyrophosphate-dependent dehydrogenase E1 component subunit alpha codes for MTANASGTAGNTLPLDKQELLAVYRRMRTIRDFEERLHVDFGRGDIPGFVHLYAGEEAAGVGILHHLGDGDRIASTHRGHGHCIAKGVDPVAMMKEIYGRKGGSCNGKGGSMHIADLSKGMMGANGILGAGAPLVCGAALAAKFRGKGEIGITFAGDGASNQGTFLESLNLAAVWNLPVIFVIENNGYAESTARDYGTAVDSYVDRAAGFGIPGVTVDGTDFFAVHEAAGEVIKRAREGGGPALLECKMVRFYGHFEGDAQTYRASGELDDIRANKDCLKKFTATVTQAGVIALDELKAIDEQVAALIEDAVQQAKAAPFPTPADLLTDVYVSY; via the coding sequence ATGACAGCCAACGCATCCGGTACCGCCGGGAACACGCTGCCCCTCGACAAGCAGGAACTGCTCGCCGTTTATCGCAGGATGCGCACCATCCGCGATTTCGAAGAGCGCCTGCACGTGGACTTCGGGCGCGGCGACATCCCGGGCTTCGTCCACCTCTACGCCGGCGAGGAAGCCGCCGGGGTCGGCATCCTGCACCACCTGGGCGACGGCGACCGCATCGCCAGCACCCACCGCGGCCACGGCCACTGCATTGCCAAGGGCGTCGACCCGGTGGCGATGATGAAGGAGATCTACGGGCGCAAGGGCGGCTCCTGCAACGGCAAGGGCGGCTCCATGCATATCGCCGATCTGTCCAAGGGCATGATGGGCGCCAACGGTATCCTGGGCGCGGGCGCGCCGCTGGTGTGCGGCGCCGCGCTGGCCGCCAAGTTCCGCGGCAAGGGCGAGATCGGCATCACCTTTGCCGGTGATGGCGCGTCCAACCAGGGCACCTTCCTGGAGAGCCTGAACCTGGCCGCGGTGTGGAACCTGCCGGTGATCTTCGTGATCGAGAACAACGGCTATGCCGAATCCACCGCGCGCGACTACGGCACGGCAGTGGACAGCTACGTCGACCGCGCCGCCGGCTTCGGCATTCCCGGCGTGACGGTGGATGGCACGGATTTCTTCGCGGTGCACGAGGCGGCGGGCGAAGTCATCAAGCGGGCCCGCGAAGGCGGTGGCCCGGCCCTGCTGGAATGCAAGATGGTCCGCTTCTATGGCCACTTCGAAGGTGACGCGCAAACCTATCGCGCCTCCGGCGAGCTCGATGACATTCGCGCCAACAAGGACTGCCTGAAGAAGTTCACCGCCACCGTGACCCAGGCCGGCGTGATCGCGCTGGATGAGCTCAAGGCCATCGACGAGCAGGTTGCCGCGCTGATCGAGGACGCCGTGCAGCAGGCCAAGGCGGCGCCGTTCCCCACGCCCGCCGACCTGCTGACCGATGTGTACGTCAGCTACTAA